A single Osmerus mordax isolate fOsmMor3 chromosome 9, fOsmMor3.pri, whole genome shotgun sequence DNA region contains:
- the LOC136949017 gene encoding piRNA biogenesis protein EXD1-like, whose translation MTMDDFQFLDSFKRKQIKITLKTATFIGVVQRINLNKTVVLDEVVDVKRGRKFPGVKLFFGHEILNDDDDNEENYVDFVVIEEFHEKFGPAVMHIRKQQVIGLGADGVGAFQHERLCWLQIATKNKVYLFDILLLGVRAFKNGLSMILENKHILKVTHDCRSITACLLAQFGVNLTNVFDTQVADVMCFYSESGGSLPDRVSTLQEVVSLHLQMPPSGLASLRIRSQITQEDSEVWYVRPCPVALLKVMALGVVHLLPLRLVLLDALMADYTGLVDSYLRASRQEPVHTQHIGTSCVLELPGELRELEWSRRQRQERALELYPVTEQGLLQRSNPRTPPHPPAPPAQTPPHPPAPPAQTLPHRPATPALKPQPTASGLQAPVDRLQPRDIRTASGLPPVLNPATPALEARQILRKQLSTTSPAAPAGGLGLMEIVLDTMGRGRPLQSGASPSLPAFPALGQGLCLQAQVPTEGPGGTQKAPVSPGKMAGASPGSRPSLVPCPPQEGLVQPLVSSTLPGDVPGLGRGSLLHRPLALTSPLSLSFRSFRNT comes from the exons ATGACCATGGACGACTTCCAATTTCTAGACAGCTTTAAAAGAAAGCAAATAAAAATAACACTCAAAACAGCGACTTTCATTGGCGTCGTGCAGCGGATAAACCTCAACAAAACAGTAGTTTTGGATGAAG TTGTTGATgtcaagagagggaggaagttcCCTGGTGTGAAACTTTTCTTTGGACATGAAATACTAAATG atgatgatgataatgaggaGAATTATGTTGACTTTGTGGTCATTGAAGAGTTTCATGAGAAGTTTGGGCCTGCA GTGATGCACATCCGGAAACAACAGGTGATTGGCTTAGGAGCTGATGGAGTTGGGGCTTTCCAGCATGAGAGACTCTGTTGGTTACAG ATAGCCACCAAGAACAAAGTGTACCTGTTCGACATCCTGTTGCTTGGAGTTAGAGCTTTCAAGAATGGCCTTTCCATGATCCTGGAGAATAAGCATATCCTGAAG GTCACCCATGACTGCAGGAGCATCACTGCATGTCTATTGGCTCAGTTTGGAGTCAACCTCACCAACGTGTTTGACACACAG GTGGCGGATGTGATGTGCTTCTACTCAGAGAGCGGGGGCTCTCTCCCGGACAGGGTGAGCACCCTGCAGGAAGTGGTGAGCCTCCACCTCCAGATGCCTCCCTCTGGCCTGGCCTCCCTCAGGATCAGGTCCCAGATCACGCAG gaGGACTCTGAGGTGTGGTACGTGCGGCCCTGCCCCGTGGCCCTGCTGAAGGTCATGGCTCTGGGGGTGGTGCACTTACTGCCTCTCAGGCTGGTGCTGCTGGACGCGCTCATGGCCGACTACACAGGCCTGGTGGACTCCTACCTGAGAGCCAGCCGCCAGGAGCCTGTCCACACTCAGCACATCGGCACT agctGTGTGCTGGAGCTTCCTGGGGAGCTGAGGGAGCTGGAGTGGAGCCGTCGGCAGCGGCAGGAGAGAGCCCTGGAGCTGTACCCCGTCACCGAGCAGGGCCTGCTGCAGCGCTCCAACCCCCGg accccaccacacccccctgcccctccagcccagaccccaccacacccccctgcccctccagccCAGACCCTACCACACCGCCCTGCTACCCCGGCCCTGAAACCCCAGCCCACAGCGTCAGGGCTCCAGGCCCCAGTGGACCGTCTCCAGCCCAGAGACATCCGGACAGCCTCTGGCCTGCCCCCTGTCCTGAACCCAGCGACCCCAGCCCTGGAGGCCAGGCAGATCCTCAGGAAACAGCTGTCCACGACCAGCCCTGCGGCTCCAGCTGGAGGCCTGGGCCTCATGGAGATAGTCCTGGACACAATGGGCAGAGGGAGGCCCCTGCAGAGTGGAGCGTCACCCTCCCTGCCAGCCTTCCCTGCCCTTGGACAAGGCCTCTGTCTCCAGGCACAAGTCCCCACAGAGGGCCCTGGAGGTACCCAGAAAGCCCCTGTCTCTCCAGGGAAGATGGCAGGGGCCTCTCCTGGCTCaagacccagcctggtcccctgccctccccaggaAGGGCTGGTCCAGCCCCTGGTCTCCAGCACCCTGCCTGGGGATGTCCCTGGCTTGGGGAGGggctccctcctccacaggcccctggctctcacctcacctctcagccTGTCCTTCAGATCCTTCAGAAACACCTAA